The genomic stretch GTTCGGCGGCTCCGTGGCCGCCCTGCGGCTGGGGGCCGCGGGCGTGCAGACCCTCGTCCTGGAACGCGGCCAGCACTACGCCTACAGCCCGACGCAGGCGGTGTTCGGCAACGAACTGGCGCCCACCAGCCAGACGTTCTGGTTCCAGAACACCGCCGAGTGGCCCGGCGTGCAGCCGGTACCGATCAGCCCGGTGCCCGGCCTGATCGAGGTCATCACCGCGGGCGCCATCCAGATAGCGGCCGGCGCCTGCCTGGGCGGCGGTTCCGTCGTCTACGCCGGCGTCACCGTGCAGCCGCCGCGCAAGTACTTCAACGCCCTCTACCCCAAGGGCCTTTCCTACGACGAGCTGGACAAGGTCTACTACCCGCGGGTGCGCGGCAACATCGGCGCCTCCGCCATGCCCTCGGACATCTACGGCTCCGACCCGTTCACCCACTCGCGTGCCTTCGACGCCCAGGTGTCGGCGGCGGGCTACGCCAGCAGCCCCGTCGACACCGTCTTCAACTGGACCAAGGTCCGCGGCGAGCTGGCCGGCCGGCTGCGGCCCTCGGCCATCGCCGGCGAGTCGTCCTTCGGCAACAGCGACGGCGCGAAGAACGACCTCACCCAGACCTACCTGCCCAGGGCGCTGGCCACGGGCAACGTGCGCATCGCCACCCTCACCGAGGTCACCGCGATCCACCAGGGCGCGGGAGGCCGCGGCTGGAGCGTCGACGTCCGCCGGTACAACCCGGACGGCACCCTCGCCGGCACCGCCACCTACACCGCCGACCTGCTCTTCGTCGCCGCCGGCTCGGTCAACACCACCCGGCTGATGGTCGCCGCCCGGGACAGCGGCGCGCTGCCCGGCCTGGACACCTCGGTCGGCACCAACTGGGGCAGCAACGGCGACACGTTCGCCTTCCGCACCTTCGACGGACCGGTCGGCGCCACGCAGGGGGCGCCCTGCGCCTCGACGGTCTTCGTCGACAGCGACAAGGGCCTCGGCATCCCCACCCGGGTCGAGAACTGGTACTTCATGCCGTTCAACAGCACCCCGTACATGGCCCAGTTCAGCGTCTCCGCCGACCTGGACAACCGCGGCACGTGGACGTACGACAAGAAGACCGGCAAGGTCGACATGCTCGACTGGGACGAGAGCAAGAACACCCCGTCGCTGGACGCCGCGTCCAACTTCAACCAGGTGATCATCGACAAGGGCCTGGGCGGCGCCGTCGACACCATCGCGCCCTCCGCCGAGGGCACGGCCCACCCGCTCGGCGGCGTGCCGATCGGCCAGGCGACGGACCTCTACGGCCGGGTCAAGGGCTACCGTGGGCTGTACGTCCTCGACGGCGCGCTGCTGCCGGGCAACGTCGGCGGCGCCAACCCCTCCCTGACCATCGCCGCGCTGGCCGAACGCGCCATGGACGACATCGTCGCCGGCGGCTGCTGACCGCACCGACCCGAGACGGGGCCGGAGCGCGTACCGCTCCCGGCCCCGCACCCCGCCCGGGGCCCCACCGGCAGTACGGTCCGCGGCACCGTCGCGGGCGCTGCCCGGGGCCCCGCCACCGGTCCCGCACCCCCGAAGGAGTGACTCTTGGACGCGACCACGACGTCCACCACCGCCCCGCCGGTCCGTGAAGCCGCCACCATCGTGCTGGTCGGCGCCACCTCCGGCATCGGCCGGGCGGCCGCCACCCGGTTCGCCGAGCGCGGCGACCGGGTGATCGCCGTCGGCCGGGACGCCTCGCGCGGCCGCGACCTGCTGCGCGAACTGGCCGAACACACCCCGCGCGACGGATCGCACACCTTCGTCGGCGGAGACGTCTCCACCGCGGCGGGCGTGGCGCAGATCGCCGAAGCGGTCCGCGAACGCACCTCCGCCGTCGACGTGCTGGTGAACGCGGCCGGCCTGGTCTCGCGCCGCCGCGAGGTGACGACCGAGGGCATCGAGCTGAACTTCGCCGTCCACCACCTGGCCCCGTACTCCATGACCGGTGCGCTGCTGCCGCTGCTGGAGGCCGGCGGCGGACGCGTGGTCAACGTCAACTCCGAGGGCCACCGGGCCGCGATCAGCGGCGGAGCGGTCTTCCTGGACTACTCCGACCTGCAACTGGAGCGATCCTACGAGACCTGGACGGCCTACAGCCGCTCCAAACTGGCCAACATGCTCTTCACCTCGGAGCTGCACCGCCGGCTCCCGCACCTGGGCGTGGTGGCGCTGCACCCCGGCGTGGTGCGCACCCGCATCGGCCGCGACCTGCCGCGCGCCCAGGTGGCGATGCTGTCGGTCTTCGCGCTCTCCCCCGGCAAGGGGGCCGGGCCCGTCGTCCACCTCGCGACCTCCCCCGATGTCGTCAATGGCGCGTACTACAACCGCTTCGACCGGACGCCGGCCTCGCCCGCCGCCCGCGACGCGGACGCAGCCGCCCGCCTGTGGCGGGTCACCGAGGAGCTGCGCGGCCCGTTCGGCGGCTGAACCGCGCGCCCGAGCGGGGGCCGGTGGGCCGGCCCCCGCTCGGGCGCGCGCCGCACCCGCCCGGACAGGGCCTACGAGCGCCCGGCCCGTTCCAGGGCCGGGCGCTCGCGCGGGTCCGCCGCCGCCGCGGCGGCCGGCCGCCGCAGTCGCGGCAGCACCAGCCGCCGCACCACGACGAACGTCACCCGGTGCGGCACGTGCCGGCCGGCCAGCGCCTGCGCCTTGGCGACAACGCCCGGCACCGCGATCCGGCGACCCCGGCGGGCCGCGCGCAGCCCGGCCCGGGCCACCGTCCGCGGCGTCTTCCAGGCCATCCACTGCTTGGCCTCCAGCTCCGCCGCGCCGCCCACCGCCATGAACTCGGTGCGCACCGGGCCCGGGGCCAGCAGCGTGCAGCTGACCCCGGTCCCGCGCAGCTCGGCGTGGAGCGACTCGGCGAAGGTGTTGACGAACGCCTTGGACGCGGCGTACGTGGCCGCGCCCGGCACGGGCTGCATGCCCGCGGTCGACCCGGTGATCAGGATCGACCCGCAGCGGCGCGCCAGCATGCCGGGCAGCACCGCGAGCGTCAGCTCGTGCATCGCCACCACGTCGACCTCCACCTCGGCGGCCTCCGCGCGGGGGTCGCCGTCGGCGAGGTAGCCGCAGGTGGTGAAGCCCGCGTTGTTGGCGAGCACCCCGATCTCCAGCGCGGCCAACTCCTCCACCAACTCGGCGCGGTCGGCGCGGTCGGCCAGGTCGCAGGCCCTGACCTCCACCCGCGCCCGGTACGCGCCGCGCAGCTGACCCGCCAACTCGTCCAGCCGGTCCTTGCGGCGGGCCACCAGCAGCAGCCGGTGGCCTCGGGCCGCGAGCCGGCCCGCCATCTCCCGGCCGATCCCCGACGACGCGCCGGTGACCACCGCCCAGCCGCGGTGGCGGGCCGCACCGGCCCGCCACGCCCGGCTCATTTGCGCACCGGCGCCGAGGCCGCCGACTGCCCGGTCAGCTGCTCGGTCAGCCGCTGCCCGGCCGCGTTGCCCGCCCGGGTGCACGACTCGATGGACACGCCCCACAGGTAGTCGCCGGACAGCTCCAGGCCGGGCAGCTGCTGGACCGCGTGCCGCACGTCGAAGAGGAACTCCCCGTGGTAGGGCAGGTAGGCGCTGTAGGCGGCCGGCCAGATCCGGCCCACCCGGTTCAGCGGCCTGGCCCGGGTGGCGCCCAGGTAGCGGGTCAGCCGCCGCTCGGTCTGCTCCACCCAGGTGTTCAGCTGCTCGGTGGACAGCTCGGTGTCGCGCGCGCCGCGCCCGCTGAACGTGTAGCGCACGATGTGCCGGTCGTTCATGCCGTAGGAGCCGGCGTTGCTGCACGGGCCGCCGTCGTGCATGGCCAGCGCCCGTACCGTGCTGGTGAACACCGGACGGTCGTACTCCACCAGCATCACCGACGACGGGTTGTACCGCACCTCGCTCAACCGCTTGCCCAGGCCCGGCAGTTCGGAGCGGACGATCTCGGCGGCGGCGTAGGCGGGGGCGGCCACCACGACGCCGTCGTAGGGCAGTTCCTCGGCGGGCGCGCCGTCGGTGGACGCGCGCACCCCGGCGATCCGGCCGTCGCGGACCACCAGGCCCTCGACGGTGGTGTTCAGCCGCACGTTCACCCGCCGGGCGAACGCCTCCAGCGCCGGCTGCACGCCGTCGACCAACTGGTCGTAGTAGTCCAGCAGCAGCGCCAGGTTGGTGCCGAACGTGCCGAGGTAGACGTCGTCCGGCTCGGCGCCGTTCATCCGGACCGTCATCGGCCGCAGCAGCGTGTTGGTGATCTGCTCGCTGAAGTGCGCCGACAGCGGCTCGTGGTCGTACTTGCGGGCGAGCTCGGTGAAGTACTTCGAGCCGAGGAACTTGTTGGACTCGTCGCTCTGGATGCGCGCCGCCATCGCCGCGAGGCGCGCGAAGTCGCGCGGCTTGCCCATCTTGCGGATGTTGGCCAGCGACCGGGTGCGCCGGGTGCTGTCCAGGGTGAGCACCTCGTCGTCCTTCATCATGGACGTGTTGATCCCGAACGGCTCCCACCGGTAGCTGCCCAGGGTGTCCAGGAAGGTGCGGAAGGCGGTGTACTTGCGGCCGATGTTCTTGCCGCCCATCATCACCGGCCGGTCGCCCAGCTTCGCGACCCCGAACCGGCCGCCGAGCCGGTCCTCGCGCTCGATCATGTCGACGTCGAAGCCCGCGCGTTCCAGGTGGAGCGCCGCGGACAGTCCGGATATGCCGCTGCCGACGACGGCGACTCGGGCGCCGTCACCTACGGTGTTTCCCAGCATCGGTGCATCACTCTCTTGGGTAGGCCCTGGTCGAGGGCGAGGGCGAGCGAGTGGGTGTGTACGGACGTGCGGGTGTTCGGGGTGTTCGAGGTGTTCGGGGTGTTGCCGGGTGTGCGGGACGCACGAGGTGCGCGGGCGTGCGGAGTCGTGGGGGACGGCGGATCGGGCCGCCGCCGGGGCCGGGTGGACGCCCTTGCGGCGGGACGGCCGAGAGCGCTCGCGGTCGCGTCGGCGGGCGGGTGGAATGGACAGGGCGGCGTGGAGCGCCGGTTCGGCGCCTCGGGCGGGGAGTCCGCGTGGCGGCTCCCGGGAAGGCGAGCCGCCGTCCGGCCGTGCCGTTGAGATGGCTGTGGCGACCTGTCGAACATCGTTGACACAGCGTTGTGTTGACGGTTCGTCAGATTCAGGGGCGGGCGTCGTCAGCGGCTCACCGCGTGTCGCCGCCGGTCTCCGCCAGCCACGCGGGCAGGCAGTCCTCGGCGAACGAGGCGGCGTCGCCGCCGGTCTTCTCCCGGTGCGCCCGCACGCCTTCGGCGTACCGGCGCAGGTGCTCCTGGGTGGACCTGCGGCTGGCCAGCGCCAGGAACCGGGCCCGCTCCATCGCCAGGCCCCGGCCCAGGGAGCTCGAACCCCCCTTGTGCACGGCCTGCTTGACGGCCCGCACGGAGCCCGGCGCCCGCTGTGAGAGCCGCAGCGCGACGGCCGCCGCCTCCCGCCGCACGTCCTCGTGCGGCACCACCCGGTGCACGAGCCCGGCCTCGGCGGCCTCCTGTGCTCCCAGCAGCCTTCCCTCCAGGAGGAGTTCGAGGGTCCGCCCGGTGCCCAGGGTGCGGGCCAGCAGCTGGCTGCCGCCGCCGCCCGGGATCAGCCCGAGTGTCGACTCCACCAGACCGACCTTGTAGCCGCCGTCACCCATGACCCGGATGTCGCAGGCCAGGGCCAGCTCGAAGCCGCCGCCCAGGGCCAGGCCGTCGATCGCCGCGACGTACACCTTGTCGCTGGCCTGGATACGGCGGATCAGCCCGTGGAAGGCCAGCAGCGCCCGGATGCCCGCGACCGGGCTGCGGTCCAGCGCCCGCCCCGCGCCCGGCACCCGGCCGAGCGCGCCCACCAGGCGCAGCGGCCCGGGCGCGGCGGCCGCGGGCACCCGCATGCCGCCGGCCTCGGC from Actinacidiphila yeochonensis CN732 encodes the following:
- a CDS encoding GMC family oxidoreductase N-terminal domain-containing protein, with the translated sequence MTTFSRRGFLRAATAGGISAAGVLGLPKAFADSRRSLAAGTSALVIGSGFGGSVAALRLGAAGVQTLVLERGQHYAYSPTQAVFGNELAPTSQTFWFQNTAEWPGVQPVPISPVPGLIEVITAGAIQIAAGACLGGGSVVYAGVTVQPPRKYFNALYPKGLSYDELDKVYYPRVRGNIGASAMPSDIYGSDPFTHSRAFDAQVSAAGYASSPVDTVFNWTKVRGELAGRLRPSAIAGESSFGNSDGAKNDLTQTYLPRALATGNVRIATLTEVTAIHQGAGGRGWSVDVRRYNPDGTLAGTATYTADLLFVAAGSVNTTRLMVAARDSGALPGLDTSVGTNWGSNGDTFAFRTFDGPVGATQGAPCASTVFVDSDKGLGIPTRVENWYFMPFNSTPYMAQFSVSADLDNRGTWTYDKKTGKVDMLDWDESKNTPSLDAASNFNQVIIDKGLGGAVDTIAPSAEGTAHPLGGVPIGQATDLYGRVKGYRGLYVLDGALLPGNVGGANPSLTIAALAERAMDDIVAGGC
- a CDS encoding SDR family NAD(P)-dependent oxidoreductase gives rise to the protein MSRAWRAGAARHRGWAVVTGASSGIGREMAGRLAARGHRLLLVARRKDRLDELAGQLRGAYRARVEVRACDLADRADRAELVEELAALEIGVLANNAGFTTCGYLADGDPRAEAAEVEVDVVAMHELTLAVLPGMLARRCGSILITGSTAGMQPVPGAATYAASKAFVNTFAESLHAELRGTGVSCTLLAPGPVRTEFMAVGGAAELEAKQWMAWKTPRTVARAGLRAARRGRRIAVPGVVAKAQALAGRHVPHRVTFVVVRRLVLPRLRRPAAAAAADPRERPALERAGRS
- a CDS encoding enoyl-CoA hydratase/isomerase family protein, whose amino-acid sequence is MKRVDHIQAERDGAVLTVRVLNGPYNFLTGAVTSELARTLARAEHRRGVRAVVLTGEVPGVFLGHYDAEELLAGAEAGGMRVPAAAAPGPLRLVGALGRVPGAGRALDRSPVAGIRALLAFHGLIRRIQASDKVYVAAIDGLALGGGFELALACDIRVMGDGGYKVGLVESTLGLIPGGGGSQLLARTLGTGRTLELLLEGRLLGAQEAAEAGLVHRVVPHEDVRREAAAVALRLSQRAPGSVRAVKQAVHKGGSSSLGRGLAMERARFLALASRRSTQEHLRRYAEGVRAHREKTGGDAASFAEDCLPAWLAETGGDTR
- a CDS encoding SDR family NAD(P)-dependent oxidoreductase; protein product: MDATTTSTTAPPVREAATIVLVGATSGIGRAAATRFAERGDRVIAVGRDASRGRDLLRELAEHTPRDGSHTFVGGDVSTAAGVAQIAEAVRERTSAVDVLVNAAGLVSRRREVTTEGIELNFAVHHLAPYSMTGALLPLLEAGGGRVVNVNSEGHRAAISGGAVFLDYSDLQLERSYETWTAYSRSKLANMLFTSELHRRLPHLGVVALHPGVVRTRIGRDLPRAQVAMLSVFALSPGKGAGPVVHLATSPDVVNGAYYNRFDRTPASPAARDADAAARLWRVTEELRGPFGG
- a CDS encoding FAD-dependent oxidoreductase, which gives rise to MLGNTVGDGARVAVVGSGISGLSAALHLERAGFDVDMIEREDRLGGRFGVAKLGDRPVMMGGKNIGRKYTAFRTFLDTLGSYRWEPFGINTSMMKDDEVLTLDSTRRTRSLANIRKMGKPRDFARLAAMAARIQSDESNKFLGSKYFTELARKYDHEPLSAHFSEQITNTLLRPMTVRMNGAEPDDVYLGTFGTNLALLLDYYDQLVDGVQPALEAFARRVNVRLNTTVEGLVVRDGRIAGVRASTDGAPAEELPYDGVVVAAPAYAAAEIVRSELPGLGKRLSEVRYNPSSVMLVEYDRPVFTSTVRALAMHDGGPCSNAGSYGMNDRHIVRYTFSGRGARDTELSTEQLNTWVEQTERRLTRYLGATRARPLNRVGRIWPAAYSAYLPYHGEFLFDVRHAVQQLPGLELSGDYLWGVSIESCTRAGNAAGQRLTEQLTGQSAASAPVRK